Within the Echinicola sp. 20G genome, the region ATAAGTGTCATGATCTAAGTAATCAACGTTGATTTTGTATAAATATTCGTCTGAGCAGAATATATAGTTTAGATCAGTTATTTTAAACCCTTCTCTTTTGGCAATTTCCCTTAACCATTTCTTAGTTAGGTTTTTTTGAGGGAGGTCGTATTTGATGTCTTCTTGAAAGAAATTGATCGCCATAAATTAGTTCATGTAGAAAGTTAAGACGGTTTTCTTGCCTTCGTTTTCAAAATCAACTTCATCGCAAAGGTTTTTCATAATAAAGACACCTCGGCCTCCGGATTTTTCGATATTTTCTGGAGCAGTCGGGTCTTTTAGGTTTTCGTAATCAAAGCCTTGGCCTTCGTCTTCAATAATGAACTTTAACTGGTCTTCCAAGAAATTGAGTTCAAGGTTGACTGATTTTGAAGCGTCACTCCTATTGCCATGAATGATAGCATTACTGACACACTCCGTTACTGAAATCATAATGTTGCCATAGATGTCATCATTGATCTGGAATTTTTCCTTAGCGTTATCAATGAAACTTTCTATGATCTTGATGTTCTCAATAAGAGAAGGGATAGAAATTTTGATAGATTTCATTAAGTCTTTATGGTTATTATTCTTCTGCTTAAATTTTCTATCTAATCAATTTCCAATAAAATAGGACAATGATCAGAGTGTATTACTTCTGGCAATATGCATGCTCTCTTTACTTTTTCTTTCATGGATGAGCTTGTCATATGGTAATCTATACGCCAGCCTTTGTTATTGTTTCTGGCATTGGCGCGATAACTCCACCAGGTGTATTGGTGGGGAGTTGGATTTACCAATCTAAAGCTGTCATCAAAACCAGATGAAGTGAATTTATCCATCCAGGCCCTTTCATCTGGTAAAAAACCAGAGGAATTCTTGTTCGCAACAGGATTATGAATATCTATGGCTTTGTGGCAGATATTATAGTCACCACTAAGTATTAGATTGGGTAAATCCCTGTTCAAGTCCTGCGAATACCCGTAAATATCATCCAAAAAGGCATATTTGAAGTCTTGCCGAGGACCTCCAGTAGTGCCGGAAGGGAAATAGGCACTGATAAATGAGAAGTCATCAAAATCAGCACGGATCATTCTCCCCTCATCATCGTAAGCGTCTAAACCCATTCCATATTCAATGTGTTTGGGTTTTTCTTTGCTCAAGATCGCTACACCACTGTATCCTTTTTTTACGGCAGGGTACCAATAAGTATGATAAC harbors:
- a CDS encoding ATP-binding protein encodes the protein MKSIKISIPSLIENIKIIESFIDNAKEKFQINDDIYGNIMISVTECVSNAIIHGNRSDASKSVNLELNFLEDQLKFIIEDEGQGFDYENLKDPTAPENIEKSGGRGVFIMKNLCDEVDFENEGKKTVLTFYMN
- a CDS encoding exodeoxyribonuclease III, which produces MNIVSYNVNGIRAAMRKGFSEWLAACSPDIIGLQEIKANTDQIEISVFEDLGYHTYWYPAVKKGYSGVAILSKEKPKHIEYGMGLDAYDDEGRMIRADFDDFSFISAYFPSGTTGGPRQDFKYAFLDDIYGYSQDLNRDLPNLILSGDYNICHKAIDIHNPVANKNSSGFLPDERAWMDKFTSSGFDDSFRLVNPTPHQYTWWSYRANARNNNKGWRIDYHMTSSSMKEKVKRACILPEVIHSDHCPILLEID